One Synergistaceae bacterium genomic region harbors:
- a CDS encoding flippase-like domain-containing protein — protein MSLRKGLIIFILLAFGVSAVIIFRSVDHETIRSLLHADKMKLLLALLIVFAAWICDAGRFCALSSAAHEHVPFSLGIVLTWLNYFGSAVTPMQSGGGPFQVYALYKKGIPVGKGIAITLMRTMLTVLILTISVPSALMLDPEILEGSPFLKGLVFYVFVVILATWAFIAFTVIRPDLVKKLSHIIVLWLRRFGLMRSTRRAIKIVRWLDKEIDNYIMNFKLAFNTGKIWVLIAVILSVLHLLALFTVLPVLMSAVGLPFRYMQTIAVQAVFMFILYFIPTPGASGVAEGGGALLYSILMPANMAGIMSVICRFFTDYISIFMGVVVVIRMLGWGVTENLHKGASVENA, from the coding sequence TTGTCTCTCAGAAAAGGACTAATCATCTTCATACTTCTTGCGTTCGGAGTAAGCGCGGTAATAATTTTCCGCAGCGTTGACCATGAAACAATACGCTCTCTACTCCATGCCGACAAAATGAAATTATTGCTGGCTCTCCTGATAGTGTTTGCGGCGTGGATATGCGATGCCGGGAGATTCTGTGCGCTGTCATCGGCGGCACATGAACACGTTCCCTTCTCGCTTGGAATCGTTTTGACGTGGCTGAATTATTTTGGGAGTGCCGTTACTCCGATGCAGTCGGGCGGAGGGCCTTTTCAGGTTTACGCGCTCTACAAGAAGGGAATCCCTGTAGGAAAAGGGATCGCCATAACCCTAATGCGTACAATGCTGACGGTGTTAATCCTCACAATTTCGGTGCCTTCAGCGTTAATGCTTGACCCTGAAATTTTGGAGGGCAGCCCGTTCCTGAAGGGACTTGTGTTTTACGTGTTCGTTGTGATTCTTGCGACATGGGCATTCATAGCGTTCACAGTGATACGCCCTGACCTTGTGAAGAAACTGAGTCATATTATCGTGTTATGGCTTAGGAGATTCGGACTCATGCGGTCAACACGCAGAGCAATAAAGATAGTTCGCTGGCTCGACAAGGAGATAGACAACTACATCATGAACTTCAAGCTGGCTTTCAACACGGGAAAAATCTGGGTGCTTATCGCCGTAATACTCTCAGTGCTTCACCTTCTTGCGCTGTTTACTGTCCTTCCTGTATTGATGTCGGCTGTAGGTCTTCCGTTCAGGTACATGCAGACTATAGCGGTTCAGGCTGTTTTCATGTTCATACTTTACTTCATACCCACGCCGGGCGCGAGCGGAGTCGCTGAGGGTGGCGGGGCATTGCTGTATTCTATCCTTATGCCCGCGAACATGGCCGGAATTATGTCGGTGATATGCAGATTTTTCACGGACTATATATCTATCTTCATGGGAGTCGTTGTAGTTATTCGTATGTTAGGCTGGGGAGTAACGGAGAATTTGCACAAAGGAGCGTCCGTTGAGAATGCGTGA
- a CDS encoding isoprenylcysteine carboxylmethyltransferase family protein, which yields MREWVFRMRGGIWTLLFLAILFMVRESSWEVIAASVVIVALGQAWRCWAAGSIGLYRGENVKALKLATKGPYALMRNPLYFGNFVIGLGWSLIAGKWAVMIFAVSFYVLYVLVIIPHEEEFLRAKFGREYEEYCRRVKMFRPAKIDTESIIAPVDWEIVRRSEIHTIISTITGTSIIIAVSLCYT from the coding sequence ATGCGTGAATGGGTGTTCAGAATGCGCGGGGGAATATGGACTCTCCTGTTCCTCGCGATTCTCTTCATGGTTCGGGAGTCATCATGGGAAGTCATTGCGGCCTCTGTCGTGATTGTCGCGCTGGGTCAGGCTTGGCGGTGCTGGGCGGCGGGGTCAATAGGATTATACCGCGGCGAAAACGTGAAGGCACTGAAACTTGCGACTAAAGGCCCGTATGCGCTGATGAGGAATCCGCTGTATTTCGGGAATTTCGTCATAGGACTCGGCTGGAGTCTGATTGCGGGGAAATGGGCGGTTATGATTTTCGCGGTGAGCTTCTATGTACTGTATGTGCTTGTGATTATTCCTCATGAGGAAGAATTTTTGCGGGCGAAATTTGGCCGTGAGTATGAAGAATATTGTCGGCGCGTAAAAATGTTCCGGCCTGCGAAAATTGATACTGAGTCAATTATTGCCCCGGTTGACTGGGAAATAGTCAGGCGGAGCGAAATTCACACAATAATCTCAACAATTACAGGCACGTCAATAATAATCGCTGTATCACTGTGCTATACTTAA
- the leuD gene encoding 3-isopropylmalate dehydratase small subunit, whose protein sequence is MATAHKYGDHVDTDVIIPARYLASQDEKELASHCMEDIDSNFTHKVKAGDIIVAGLNFGCGSSREHAPVAIKASGISCVIAKSFARIFYRNAINIGLAILECPEAAEDISDGDEVSVNFDTGVITNATKNKTYHSEPFPEFIRKMIADGGLMASLKKAKQ, encoded by the coding sequence ATGGCAACCGCGCACAAATACGGCGACCACGTAGACACTGACGTAATAATCCCAGCGCGCTACCTCGCAAGCCAGGACGAAAAAGAATTAGCGTCTCACTGCATGGAGGATATAGACTCGAACTTCACGCACAAAGTCAAAGCAGGCGACATCATCGTGGCGGGACTCAATTTCGGCTGCGGCTCATCGCGTGAACATGCCCCTGTCGCGATAAAGGCATCGGGAATCTCCTGCGTAATCGCAAAAAGTTTCGCCCGAATCTTTTACCGCAACGCGATCAATATCGGCCTCGCTATTCTCGAATGCCCCGAAGCCGCTGAAGATATTTCTGACGGGGACGAAGTGAGCGTGAATTTTGACACGGGAGTCATCACGAACGCGACAAAGAACAAGACGTATCACTCTGAGCCTTTCCCGGAGTTTATCAGGAAGATGATTGCTGACGGGGGACTCATGGCCTCGCTGAAGAAAGCGAAGCAGTAA
- a CDS encoding DUF4230 domain-containing protein codes for MDNIVGLFGSPLTTILFVVGLVAVAVVAWWLRGLFGTKNIVRSSTLLTAVKDANEMVTLRSYFQHIIQNKLETNLIVMTSESKLLLICKGEIVCHFDMSKASITVDEESRKISVGMPTCELQTIIDTKNVEVYDSTRGIVDFVADTIQFKHTYDYNKVRDVIESERPKITQAAKEEWRLVYKAKDNAKRNVANLAQAFGYTADVSFEDNNDSAAKLGEIAGVVRGFRSEETTID; via the coding sequence GTGGATAATATTGTAGGTTTATTCGGTTCTCCATTGACGACGATACTTTTCGTTGTGGGGCTTGTTGCGGTCGCTGTCGTTGCGTGGTGGCTAAGGGGATTATTCGGGACTAAGAACATCGTGCGTTCTTCCACTTTGCTTACCGCTGTAAAAGATGCCAACGAAATGGTAACTCTGCGCTCTTATTTTCAGCATATCATTCAGAATAAGCTAGAAACAAATCTTATTGTTATGACCTCAGAAAGCAAGCTGTTGCTGATATGCAAAGGGGAAATCGTCTGTCATTTCGATATGTCAAAAGCAAGTATCACTGTAGACGAAGAGAGCAGGAAAATCAGCGTGGGAATGCCTACCTGTGAGCTTCAGACAATAATTGACACAAAGAATGTGGAGGTCTATGACAGCACAAGAGGTATCGTAGATTTCGTTGCTGACACAATTCAGTTCAAACACACGTATGACTACAACAAAGTGCGCGATGTTATAGAAAGTGAACGCCCAAAGATTACTCAAGCCGCAAAAGAAGAATGGCGTTTAGTCTATAAGGCAAAAGACAACGCAAAACGTAATGTTGCTAACTTAGCACAGGCTTTCGGCTATACTGCGGACGTTTCATTTGAAGATAACAATGACTCCGCGGCCAAACTCGGAGAGATTGCAGGAGTCGTTCGTGGCTTTAGGTCGGAAGAAACTACGATTGACTAA
- a CDS encoding CDP-glycerol glycerophosphotransferase family protein: MPSDNIIMFESYPDFTDNTYPVYLELKKRLPDYKLIWVFHGTGIKKEDILTVSATAKSTLFQNIKRWYCIARSKAIVTCNYIKKCPKIKPRQISLFLDHGSPIKDITGRHDLKKLGVDFINVQSHFFDNVNLEPRNATPEQLVYLGYPRCDWFYRPSRRKDIDGIVKGKYIVWLPTFRSNKDKNRDDAPGSVFSKIGVPLFYSIDALKEFDAFLRGRGMSILYKPHFVQDMDVVRKTPLSNFIMIGDRDILGRGLQLYEVLAQSEALITDYSSVFWDYMLLDRPIAVTTDDIKEYKAGLGFMCDYETISGESAEVAPNAEALREFVANVADGRDVKREGRRKWRDIANMYQDGKSSERAADFIIEKLGIGQKS, encoded by the coding sequence GTGCCATCAGACAATATAATCATGTTCGAGAGCTACCCCGATTTCACGGACAACACTTACCCGGTGTATCTGGAGCTGAAGAAACGTCTGCCCGATTATAAACTGATATGGGTTTTTCATGGTACAGGCATAAAGAAAGAGGATATCTTGACTGTTTCAGCTACGGCGAAGTCTACACTATTTCAAAATATAAAACGCTGGTATTGTATAGCGAGAAGCAAAGCTATCGTAACATGCAACTACATCAAAAAATGTCCAAAAATCAAGCCCCGCCAGATTTCATTGTTCTTGGATCATGGAAGCCCGATAAAAGACATAACAGGAAGACATGACCTCAAGAAACTCGGCGTTGACTTCATCAATGTACAGTCGCACTTTTTCGACAACGTAAACCTTGAGCCTAGAAACGCAACCCCTGAGCAGCTCGTTTACTTGGGCTACCCCCGTTGCGATTGGTTCTACAGGCCGTCCCGGAGAAAAGACATTGACGGAATCGTGAAGGGAAAATATATTGTCTGGCTTCCGACATTCCGCAGCAACAAGGACAAAAACCGCGACGATGCTCCCGGCTCTGTGTTCAGCAAAATCGGCGTTCCCCTGTTCTACAGCATCGATGCTCTGAAAGAGTTTGACGCATTTCTCCGCGGCAGGGGCATGAGTATTCTGTACAAGCCTCATTTCGTGCAGGACATGGACGTTGTGCGGAAGACTCCGCTGTCGAACTTCATCATGATCGGCGACAGGGACATACTCGGAAGGGGCTTGCAGCTCTATGAAGTCCTCGCACAGTCCGAGGCACTCATCACGGATTACTCCTCTGTATTCTGGGATTACATGCTTCTTGACAGGCCGATAGCGGTAACAACTGATGACATAAAAGAGTACAAGGCCGGGCTTGGCTTCATGTGCGACTACGAGACAATAAGCGGCGAGTCGGCAGAAGTTGCGCCAAACGCGGAGGCTCTCCGGGAATTTGTCGCGAATGTTGCTGACGGAAGGGACGTAAAGCGCGAGGGTCGCCGGAAATGGCGCGACATCGCTAACATGTACCAGGACGGAAAATCATCAGAGCGCGCCGCGGATTTCATCATCGAAAAATTAGGCATCGGGCAAAAATCATAA
- the leuB gene encoding 3-isopropylmalate dehydrogenase: MKKIAVIPGDGIGPEVIGATLKVIEKVAPGAFDFQEVAMGGNAIDKYGEPLPAESLKICQNADATLLGAVGGPKWDNVPPEIRPERGLLGVRKGLKVFANIRPAKIFAPLASACPLRKDIAEKGIDFIIVRELTGGIYFGKHEAFTTPDGEKAARDVMEYTEHEIRRIAHVGFKMAMNRRKIVTSVDKANILTSSRLWREIVEDVAKEYPEVKLNHLYVDNASMQLIRVPNEFDVIVTENTFGDILSDEASQIVGSIGMIPSASLGDNNRGLYEPIHGSAPDIAGQDKANPIGTILCGAMMLRHSFGMMSEADRIEKAVDDVLKAGLRTPDIFTEGTTLITGSKMRDEIISRL; the protein is encoded by the coding sequence ATGAAGAAAATCGCAGTAATCCCCGGAGACGGTATAGGCCCTGAAGTTATCGGCGCGACTCTGAAAGTCATCGAGAAAGTTGCCCCCGGTGCGTTTGACTTTCAAGAGGTCGCAATGGGAGGCAATGCCATCGACAAATACGGCGAACCCCTCCCCGCTGAAAGCCTCAAGATTTGCCAGAACGCAGACGCAACATTACTCGGTGCTGTCGGCGGCCCGAAATGGGACAACGTTCCCCCTGAGATTCGCCCCGAACGCGGACTCTTGGGCGTGCGAAAAGGACTCAAAGTCTTTGCGAACATCAGACCCGCAAAAATTTTTGCCCCGCTCGCCTCCGCTTGTCCGTTACGCAAGGACATCGCCGAAAAAGGTATCGACTTCATCATAGTGCGCGAACTCACAGGAGGAATATATTTCGGTAAGCACGAAGCCTTCACGACACCAGACGGCGAAAAGGCAGCCCGCGATGTCATGGAGTACACAGAGCACGAAATACGCCGTATCGCTCACGTTGGATTCAAGATGGCAATGAACCGCCGCAAGATTGTTACGTCAGTCGACAAAGCAAACATTCTCACGTCGTCAAGATTATGGCGCGAAATTGTCGAGGATGTCGCGAAAGAATATCCCGAAGTCAAGCTCAATCACCTTTATGTCGACAACGCTTCAATGCAGCTTATACGAGTCCCGAATGAGTTTGACGTTATTGTTACGGAAAATACTTTCGGCGATATTCTGTCGGACGAGGCGAGTCAGATTGTCGGCTCAATCGGAATGATTCCCAGCGCGAGTCTCGGCGACAACAATCGCGGACTCTATGAGCCTATTCACGGTTCTGCGCCTGACATTGCCGGGCAGGACAAAGCCAATCCCATCGGCACAATTTTATGCGGGGCTATGATGCTGCGTCATTCGTTCGGAATGATGAGCGAGGCTGACAGAATCGAGAAGGCTGTTGACGATGTACTGAAGGCAGGACTGAGAACGCCGGATATTTTCACGGAAGGCACAACGTTAATCACAGGCTCAAAGATGAGGGACGAAATAATTTCCCGCCTGTAA
- a CDS encoding transporter substrate-binding domain-containing protein gives MKQIFKLSAVLCLVIILSGAAYAAVSSVSDIKSAKLGVLSGSVSEYLAAEIVSGDSGKVIPYATISDIISALRSRDIDAAVMDESPARYFAIGSTEFRILSEPVESEYYAIAFKKGNPLREEVDQALDAIIADKTLAGIMAKYLDDDPDPANIDMNPGAKNGKLWVGCAASFPPYEERLADGFVGIDIEMCAEIAKRLDKELVIVDYRFDALPEALESGRVDMICSALAITEERLKTMDFTKPYDANQEVVLVLADGK, from the coding sequence ATGAAACAAATCTTTAAGCTGTCCGCAGTGTTATGCCTCGTCATAATATTATCGGGCGCGGCATATGCGGCAGTGTCATCAGTCAGCGACATCAAGTCAGCAAAACTCGGAGTGCTTTCCGGCTCAGTCTCGGAATATCTTGCGGCTGAAATCGTAAGCGGCGACTCCGGCAAAGTCATCCCCTACGCAACAATCAGCGACATCATTTCAGCCCTCAGAAGCAGAGACATTGACGCGGCTGTCATGGACGAATCCCCTGCACGGTATTTTGCGATAGGCAGCACGGAGTTTAGGATACTTTCTGAGCCTGTAGAGAGCGAATACTACGCTATAGCCTTCAAGAAGGGGAATCCGTTGCGTGAAGAGGTCGACCAAGCACTTGACGCGATAATAGCCGATAAGACTCTCGCGGGAATCATGGCGAAATATCTCGATGATGACCCAGATCCGGCGAATATCGACATGAATCCCGGCGCAAAGAACGGAAAATTGTGGGTAGGGTGTGCGGCCTCATTCCCTCCGTATGAAGAGAGATTAGCGGACGGCTTTGTGGGAATCGACATAGAGATGTGCGCCGAAATCGCGAAGAGGCTCGACAAAGAGCTTGTGATTGTGGATTACAGGTTTGACGCGCTCCCGGAAGCGTTAGAGTCAGGAAGGGTAGATATGATATGCTCCGCGCTGGCGATAACTGAAGAGAGATTGAAGACTATGGATTTCACGAAGCCCTATGACGCGAATCAGGAAGTCGTTTTAGTGCTTGCTGACGGGAAATAG
- a CDS encoding 2-isopropylmalate synthase, with amino-acid sequence MNRVKIFDTTLRDGEQSPGCSMNLSEKIVMARQLEKLGVDIIEAGFAIASPMDFKSIQAIASAAPNCTIASLARANTRDIDTAWEAVKDAKKPRIHVFIATSDVHMQYKLRMTREQVLSTITEMVSYAKAKCPDIEFSAEDASRSDREFLAQAFSNAIAAGASTINVPDTVGYSTPQEMSALISYLKEHVQGIASAVISVHCHNDLGMGVANSLACVKAGATQVECTVNGIGERAGNASLEEIAMAIRTRHDYYDAETGINTREIYRSCRLLSNIIGVAISPTKPIVGANAFAHEAGIHQHGMITNAQTYEIMNPDEIGVPHRALVLGKHSGKHAIRDRLEAMGYEISDEELEDIFTRFKKLADEKKTITSSDLEALTLHRSRITRPEGSTASTCRLISHSITSGSDIPKISYVKLSRDNNILEGVEYGAGPLDAAFKAVNKMLGVDARLEDFSVRAVTEGEDSIGEAVVKISSASTGEMYTGSGISTDIVEASLQAYINGVNKMFEAGE; translated from the coding sequence ATGAACAGAGTCAAAATTTTCGACACGACATTAAGAGACGGAGAGCAGTCGCCCGGGTGCAGTATGAATCTCAGCGAGAAAATTGTCATGGCTCGCCAGCTTGAGAAACTCGGAGTCGACATCATAGAGGCCGGCTTCGCAATCGCCAGCCCGATGGACTTCAAGAGCATTCAGGCGATCGCCTCAGCCGCGCCGAACTGCACAATCGCCAGCCTTGCCCGCGCCAACACTCGCGACATTGATACGGCATGGGAGGCAGTCAAAGACGCAAAGAAACCCCGCATTCACGTTTTCATCGCGACAAGTGATGTTCACATGCAGTACAAGTTACGCATGACACGCGAGCAGGTACTCTCCACAATCACCGAGATGGTTTCGTACGCAAAGGCAAAATGCCCGGACATAGAATTTTCCGCCGAGGACGCTTCACGCTCTGACCGTGAATTTCTCGCGCAGGCATTCTCGAACGCAATCGCCGCGGGAGCTTCAACAATCAACGTTCCCGATACAGTCGGCTATTCGACACCTCAAGAAATGAGCGCGTTAATCTCGTACCTGAAAGAACACGTGCAGGGAATCGCCTCGGCTGTCATCTCCGTACACTGCCATAACGATTTAGGGATGGGAGTCGCAAACTCTCTCGCCTGCGTAAAGGCCGGGGCGACTCAGGTCGAATGCACCGTGAACGGGATCGGAGAGCGCGCCGGGAATGCCTCACTTGAGGAAATAGCGATGGCGATTCGGACTCGTCATGATTATTATGACGCTGAGACGGGAATCAACACCCGCGAAATTTACAGGTCATGCCGTCTCCTGAGCAACATAATCGGAGTCGCAATCTCACCCACAAAGCCCATTGTCGGCGCAAACGCATTCGCACACGAGGCCGGAATCCATCAGCATGGCATGATAACGAACGCACAGACCTACGAAATCATGAACCCGGACGAAATCGGAGTCCCTCACCGCGCTTTAGTACTCGGCAAACATTCAGGGAAGCACGCAATCCGGGACAGGCTCGAAGCGATGGGCTATGAGATTTCTGACGAGGAGCTTGAAGACATATTCACGAGGTTCAAGAAACTTGCTGACGAGAAGAAGACAATCACAAGCTCAGACCTTGAGGCACTGACTCTTCACCGCTCAAGAATCACACGCCCTGAAGGCAGCACCGCTTCAACATGTCGCCTCATCAGCCACTCGATAACATCAGGCAGCGACATACCGAAAATATCCTACGTGAAACTTTCGCGGGATAATAATATTCTTGAGGGTGTCGAATACGGCGCGGGGCCTCTTGACGCAGCATTCAAGGCCGTGAACAAAATGCTCGGAGTCGACGCAAGATTAGAGGATTTCAGCGTGAGAGCAGTAACAGAAGGTGAAGACTCAATCGGCGAGGCTGTCGTGAAGATTTCGAGCGCGTCAACGGGGGAGATGTACACAGGCTCAGGGATAAGCACCGACATTGTAGAAGCGTCATTGCAGGCGTATATCAACGGCGTGAATAAAATGTTTGAGGCAGGAGAGTAA
- the uvrB gene encoding excinuclease ABC subunit UvrB gives MSRQKHFVLHSQWPPSGDQPQAIDALTKSIMAGNRFQTLKGVTGSGKTFTAANVIANLDRPALVLAHNKTLAAQLYSEFKAFFPENAVRYFVSYYDYYQPEAYIPQSDTYIEKDASVNDRIERLRLSATKALIERRDVIVVASVSCLYGLGMREAYEEAIIPFHTGDKLDEREILARLVANYYERTDFTPEPGKFRVRGDTVEIFPAYEDETCIRITFFDDEIERIDITHPLTGHVIETVSEATIFPAKHYVTQEGAISESVPKIQEELARIEAEFTAQGKFVEAQRIKMRTLYDIEMMTEAGYCSGIENYSVYLDGRKHGQPPGTLIDFFPDDFIMIVDESHITLPQVRGMYNGDHARKNVLVENGFRLPSCMDNRPLQWHEFESRIKQAVFVSATPGDYELQASSVIAEQIIRPTGIPDPEVDVLPAKTQIDDLIDRLRDNVKKGERSLVLTLTKKASEDLSDYLKELKFRVKYIHSELNTFERAELIRDLRAGKIDVLVGINLLREGMDLPEVTLVAILDADREGFLRSYRSLIQIMGRAARNVNSRVILYADDVTDSISEAVSETKRRRARQIAYNKENNITPVSIVKTVKDLLPAELSAAYGDVSHSGNVSGTRKTKSPGKMSVSELERAMWDAVDKLDFERAAVLRDIIAEREREK, from the coding sequence GTGTCAAGACAAAAACATTTCGTGCTTCATTCGCAGTGGCCGCCGTCAGGAGATCAGCCGCAAGCTATTGACGCGCTCACAAAAAGCATCATGGCCGGGAATCGCTTTCAGACTCTTAAAGGTGTTACGGGCAGCGGAAAGACCTTCACAGCCGCAAACGTCATCGCAAATCTTGACCGCCCCGCGCTTGTCCTCGCGCATAACAAGACACTTGCCGCACAGCTCTACAGCGAGTTCAAAGCATTCTTTCCCGAAAACGCCGTGAGATATTTCGTCAGCTATTACGACTATTACCAGCCGGAAGCATATATCCCGCAGAGTGATACATACATCGAGAAGGACGCTTCCGTGAACGACAGAATAGAACGTCTCAGGCTCTCGGCGACAAAGGCATTAATCGAACGCCGTGATGTTATTGTCGTGGCTAGTGTCTCATGCCTCTACGGACTCGGAATGAGAGAGGCATACGAGGAGGCTATAATCCCGTTTCACACTGGCGACAAACTTGACGAGCGGGAAATTTTAGCGCGGCTTGTTGCGAATTATTACGAGCGGACAGACTTCACGCCGGAGCCGGGAAAGTTCCGCGTAAGGGGCGACACTGTAGAAATTTTTCCGGCATATGAGGATGAGACCTGCATACGGATTACTTTCTTTGACGACGAAATAGAACGCATAGACATCACGCACCCCCTTACCGGCCATGTGATAGAGACTGTGAGCGAGGCGACAATATTCCCGGCAAAGCACTATGTTACGCAAGAGGGGGCAATCTCGGAGTCAGTCCCGAAAATTCAGGAGGAGTTAGCGCGGATTGAGGCCGAATTTACAGCGCAGGGAAAATTTGTCGAGGCACAGCGAATCAAGATGAGGACGCTTTACGATATTGAGATGATGACAGAGGCGGGCTACTGCTCCGGGATTGAGAATTACTCCGTATATCTTGACGGCAGGAAGCACGGACAGCCGCCGGGGACTCTCATTGACTTTTTCCCGGATGACTTCATCATGATAGTAGACGAGTCCCACATAACCCTGCCGCAGGTTCGCGGAATGTACAACGGAGATCACGCCCGAAAAAATGTCCTCGTGGAAAACGGATTCAGGCTGCCTTCATGTATGGACAACAGGCCGCTTCAGTGGCACGAGTTCGAGTCGAGAATAAAGCAGGCTGTATTTGTCTCTGCGACTCCGGGAGATTACGAGCTTCAAGCCTCAAGCGTTATTGCCGAGCAGATTATACGCCCGACCGGGATTCCTGATCCTGAAGTCGATGTGCTTCCCGCCAAGACTCAAATTGACGACCTCATAGACAGACTCCGGGACAACGTGAAGAAGGGCGAGCGGTCATTAGTGCTAACCCTCACGAAAAAAGCCTCCGAGGATTTGTCCGACTACCTGAAGGAATTGAAGTTCCGCGTGAAGTATATACATTCAGAGCTGAATACGTTTGAGCGGGCAGAATTGATACGCGATTTGCGGGCCGGAAAAATTGATGTCCTTGTCGGGATTAATCTTCTGCGCGAGGGAATGGACTTGCCGGAAGTTACGCTTGTGGCGATTCTTGACGCTGACCGTGAAGGATTCCTGCGGTCATACCGTTCATTGATTCAGATCATGGGACGGGCGGCCAGGAACGTCAACAGCAGGGTGATACTTTACGCGGACGATGTAACCGACAGCATTTCGGAGGCCGTGAGCGAGACAAAACGCAGGCGGGCGCGTCAGATTGCCTACAACAAGGAGAATAACATTACCCCGGTCAGCATAGTGAAGACGGTGAAAGATTTATTGCCGGCGGAGCTTTCTGCAGCATATGGTGATGTGAGTCATTCGGGGAATGTATCAGGAACTCGGAAAACGAAATCACCGGGAAAAATGAGCGTCTCAGAGCTTGAGCGGGCAATGTGGGACGCTGTTGACAAACTCGACTTTGAGCGGGCCGCGGTGCTGAGGGATATTATTGCAGAACGGGAGCGGGAGAAGTAA
- the leuC gene encoding 3-isopropylmalate dehydratase large subunit codes for MGMTMTQKILADHAGLDEVHAGQLIQAKLDLVLGNDITSPVAINEFESAGFSKIFDPEKIVLVMDHFVPNKDIKSATQCKQCRMFAKRFGLTHYFDVGTMGIEHALLPEQGLVAPGDAVIGADSHTCTYGALGAFSTGVGSTDMGAAMSAGYTWFKVPSAIRVNVTGKKQPYVSGKDVILTLIGKIGVDGALYKSLEFSGDGLKELTMADRLTISNMAIEAGAKNGIFPVDSITRKYIEGRVKHDWSIYYADNDAEYESVIELNLDEIDCTVAYPHLPENAHPAREGSDINIDQIVIGSCTNGKIEDMEAAAKIFRGKHLADGVRGIIIPATMSIYRECMKRGFTDIFLDAGCVVSTPTCGPCLGGYMGILAEGERCVSTTNRNFVGRMGHVKSEVYLASPAVAAASGITGHISHPEEVM; via the coding sequence ATGGGAATGACAATGACGCAGAAAATTCTTGCCGACCATGCCGGACTCGATGAAGTTCACGCGGGCCAGCTCATTCAGGCAAAATTAGACCTCGTACTCGGCAACGACATCACATCACCAGTCGCGATTAACGAGTTCGAGTCGGCGGGCTTCAGCAAGATATTTGACCCTGAGAAAATCGTTCTCGTTATGGATCACTTTGTGCCGAACAAGGACATCAAATCGGCGACTCAGTGCAAGCAGTGCAGAATGTTCGCGAAAAGATTCGGACTCACTCACTATTTTGATGTCGGTACAATGGGAATCGAACACGCACTTTTGCCCGAACAGGGACTCGTAGCCCCCGGCGATGCTGTTATCGGCGCGGACTCCCACACATGCACTTACGGCGCGTTAGGTGCATTCTCAACGGGAGTCGGCTCTACTGACATGGGCGCAGCAATGTCGGCGGGCTATACGTGGTTCAAAGTTCCTTCTGCGATTCGCGTCAACGTTACGGGGAAGAAACAGCCCTATGTTTCAGGGAAGGACGTAATTTTGACACTCATCGGGAAAATTGGAGTCGATGGAGCTTTATACAAGTCGCTTGAATTTTCGGGGGACGGACTGAAGGAGCTTACTATGGCCGACAGACTCACAATCTCAAACATGGCGATAGAGGCCGGAGCGAAAAACGGAATTTTTCCGGTCGACAGCATTACGCGGAAATACATTGAAGGCCGTGTGAAGCATGACTGGAGCATTTACTACGCTGACAATGACGCGGAATATGAGTCTGTCATCGAGCTTAATCTTGATGAGATTGACTGCACTGTCGCATATCCTCATCTCCCGGAGAACGCTCACCCCGCCCGTGAAGGTTCTGACATCAATATAGATCAGATAGTAATCGGCTCATGCACAAACGGAAAAATTGAGGACATGGAAGCCGCCGCAAAAATCTTCCGTGGAAAACATCTTGCTGACGGCGTGAGAGGCATAATCATTCCCGCGACAATGAGCATTTACCGCGAGTGCATGAAACGGGGATTTACGGATATATTCCTTGACGCGGGCTGTGTAGTCTCGACTCCTACCTGCGGGCCGTGCCTGGGCGGTTACATGGGCATTCTTGCGGAGGGCGAACGCTGCGTATCAACAACGAACCGTAACTTTGTCGGCAGAATGGGACACGTGAAGAGCGAAGTATATTTAGCGTCTCCTGCTGTTGCGGCCGCATCAGGAATCACAGGCCACATTTCACACCCGGAGGAGGTAATGTAG